The Tursiops truncatus isolate mTurTru1 chromosome 20, mTurTru1.mat.Y, whole genome shotgun sequence DNA window CATGCAGCGTGTACTCACTTGAATTACTCAGCAGTGTGTTTTTAAGAGTTACCCGTGTTGGTGAGTCACCCGCATTGTGGAGCCTTCCACCATTACCTTCTCTGGCCCAGCCATGTCtgtgctccttttttcttttcctttttttgttcctcACCTATTCTCATTCCAGGCTTCCCCACTCCTCAggcctctcccctcaccccagcctgacTGGCCTCCTCTTCCTCACAGCCCCATCGTGCTGACTGTAGCCAAGTGCTGGGATCCCTCTCCCCAGGCCTATTTCACTCTCCCCCGAAGTGAGTGATGCTCAGGGACCTGTAGCTGGGAGGACAGGGCGGGTGTGGATACCCTTGGCCTCCAGGCTACAGGGAGTGGGTGGGTGAGGGTCAAGGTGGGGCTGGGACAGGAGTCTGATTTGGGGAGGGACAGGGCTGGCTCTCTGGGACTGGGAAGTGACCATCTTGGTGGCCTTCGCTCTCCCAGATGAGCCCATCCAGCCGATTGACCCTGCTGCCTGGGTCTCACACTCTGCTGCGCTGACTGGCACCTTCCCAGCCTATCCAGGTTCTTCGTCCATGAGCACCATCACATCTGGGTCCTCTCTTCCGGATGGTGAGCCCCCAGGCCCACCTCATCCAGCATCCCTGGAAGACTACCCAGTGTGGTGTGAATCCACCGctcctctgtttctcctttgtcAGGCTGTGAGGGCCGGGGCCTCTCCATCCATACAGACATGGCATCTGTGACCAAGGCCATGGCAGCTCCAGAGTCTGGACTGGAAGTTCGGGACCGCATGTGGCTCAAGATCACCATCCCTAACGCCTTTCTGGGTACGGCTGGGCTCTGGGCAGGtggtgtggggaggaggaggccacAGCTGGGAGTGGTCCAGGCAGGggtgaggcaggagctggggaggagaACCTGAGGCCTTTCTTTGCCCTGGGCGATCCAGGCTCGGACGTGGTTGACTGGCTCTACCATCACGTGGAGGGCTTTCCTGAGCGGCGGGAGGCCCGAAAGTATGCCAGCGGGCTGCTCAAGGCGGGCCTCATCCGGCACACTGTGAACAAGATCACCTTCTCTGAGCAGTGCTATTATGTCTTTGGAGACCTCAGTGGCGGCTGTGAGAGTTGTGAGTGCCCCTGTCCCAGCCCAGGGAGAGCGGATCTGGCCGCCTCGTCCTGCCTCTCCAACCCCAGGCCTAAGGGCCACCGTGGACGCTGAGCAGCGTGCGTCCTGCGCTGGGCCTTGCACTGGCTGGTGACACGCGTGGGGGCTGACGTCCCCCGGTGTTCTGCCGGACGAGCTGTGCGTCACGTGCAGGGTTGTGTCTGCTGGTGGGGAGGGCGGCTTTTCCTGAGTCACATAGAAGCACGTGGGACTAGTGGTGGCCCTGGCCGAGTTCCTGCCCTGATGGCTGTGGCCGGTGGGACATTTCCTGTCCGAGGCCTTCGTTTTAACCCCCATCATGGATGGTTGTGGGGAAACGGTTCCCAGTTCCTCTTCATTCGATGTCTTGGGGTGCTGGCTTCTTAAAGCAGTGATCCTGGGTCTTTCTCTTGGTTTCCAGACCTAGTCAACCTGTCTCTGAATGACAACGATGGCTCCAGTGGCGCTTCGGACCAGGACACCTTGGCTCCCTTGCCCGGGGCCACGCCCTGGCCCCTGCTGCCCACCTTCTCCTACCAGTACCCAGCCCCGCACCCATACagtccccagcccccaccctacCACGAGCTCTCGTCCTACACCTACGGCGGAGGCAGTGCCAGCAGCCAGCACAGTGAGGGTAAGTCACCGCCAGATCCCCGTACAGCTGGGGCCTGGACGTGGGCACCAAGGTGAAGCcagggagcagaggctggagcGGGGACTGGGGAGGCCAAGGGACCCTGGGCTGGGGCTCAGTTgctcccatcccctctccccccacaggGAGCCGGAGCAGTGGGTCGACACGAAGCGATGGGGGGGTGGGGCGcacagggaggcctgaggagcGGGCCCCTGAGTCCAAGTCTGGCAGCGGCAGTGAGTCTGAGCCTTCCAGCCGGGGCGGCAGCCTTCGGCGGGGTGGGGAACCTGGTGGGACTGGTGATGGGGGCCCTCCCCCATCCAGGGGCTCATCAGGAGGTGCTCCCAATCTCCGAGCCCACCCAGGGCTCCATCCCTATGGCCCGCCTCCTGGCATGGCCCTCCCGTATAACCCCATGATGGTGGTCATgatgccccctcccccgccccctgtcCCTCCAGCAGTGCAGCCTCCAGGGGCCCCTCCAGTCAGAGACCTGGGCTCCGTGCCCCCAGAGCTGACGGCCAGCCGCCAAAGCTTCCACATGGCCATGGGCAACCCCAGTGAGTTCTTTGTGGATGTTATGTAGAGCGCGTGGTGGGGCCATGTTGGATCTCCAACCTTGGCCTGTCAGTGCTTGGTGCTCCTGTCCTGTGATTGGGTGTCTTGTCAGTCACGTGCTCATTACTCCTCTGGTGCCTGGACTCAGCCTGTCCTGTGGGCTGCTGCCTGCTGTGAGGTTGTTGCCACTGTGACTCTTTCCAGCAGTGCCTggttcctcccccttccctcaggGGTCAACAAGGGACCTTTGgttatttttagctttattgttttttataagCCTTTTTGGGGggttaaaatagactttttttacatttttgggaCTATTTTTTTACTAGACGTTTTCTCTTTTGTATGAAGAATCCCTGTCTCCTGGGCCCCTTCTTCTAACCCCAAAATGTGATCTCCTACTCCATTTGCCCAGTCAGCTCTGTCCTgcacagggtgggagggtggtCAGTCGGTGGTACCCTGGCAAGTGGAAGGGGGTTGGTTCCCCTAGACAGCAGTCAAAGAAAGCTGGGGTATTTGGGGGCTGTGTAGCTGCTTTTGTTACTCTATTTATTTTAGTCACTTGTATAAAACACCAAATAAAGCAATAGGGGCAAACTCCCCGTGCCTCTGGCTCCTTTctttgggagggaggcaggcagcaaGGGAAAGGACAGAGGTACGGCAGCAGAGCATGACTTGTTAGAGACTTTATTTGTGAGGTGGTAAGCACTCCCTCTGAGAGTAGGCACCGTCCTGGGCCGAGGCCCCCTTCAAGGCAGAACCAGGATCAGCACAGAAGGGGCCTGGGCTTGGGCTTGGGAGAAGGCATATTCTGGGCCAGGCCCTAGCTGGGAGTATTCAGAAGCCAAGGGGGTTGCTGGTGACCACGCCCCCCCGCTCCACCAAGGCCTTGGAGATGCTTTTGAAGTTACGGAAGAGTTCCTGCTGCTGGGGGTCAGACTGCAGAGCAGCCATGTTCTCCCGGATCCGGgctgcagcctggggagggggaaggaggggtcaggcctgtgcctcGAGGGCCCCCCTGCCGCCCCCCGTACTTGGTAGCCCTGGATCTCACCTCAGTACACCAACTGTCACAGAGCATTTTCTCATGCTGGGCTGTGGGGTGGCCCTCACTCAGGGCCCTTGAGGCCCTGGGGGGAAGTAGGAGGAAACCAATCTGGGCTGTGAGCCTGGCCCAGGACCCCCAGTGCCCCCACTGCAGCTCAGGCCTCCCCCACTGCCTCCTCACCTGGACAGAACCACCACCATGGCATAGAGGTCAATGGCACTGTCTGCCAGACGCTGCAGCAGAAACTGTTCGTCTGTCAGGTAGATGGGATGCGGTTGGGGGGTGGTTAGTCGGAGGGAAAGGAAAGTGGGGGGCGGGAATGGGGTAGAGCTCACTCACTGACAATCTCCTTCTTGTGTTTTATCAGCTTGGTCTCCACCACTGCAGCAAActgctccagagcctgcactgcCTAAAGAGATGGGGAAGGTGCCCGGGGCTCAGAGTGGGGCCCAGCCCTGTCAGTCTTCGACGCAGACTGTCCCCCCACCTTGACCACTTACTCACCAGCTCACCGCTCCGACTCAGTTCCTGGTGGATGGTGCCGCTGAGACTCAGGccactgcccagccctgcccgccttAGAGAAAGGGGAAGGGTGACTGGTTAGTTGCCATACCCTGCCCTaccccgccccgccctgccctggCCCCTAAGCTTACCGCCTCAGCTGTTTGCTTGCCTCTCCCAGCAGGAGGCCAGCATTCCCAAAAGGATTCTTTAGAGCATTGCCAAGCCCCGAGAGTTCCTTTCCTTTGTcctgtggggggaggagggtccAATAGTCAGGACTCGGCTGTCCTGCCCAGCTCCtccccccatttctcctccctcttaccATACAGCCCTGCAGAGCCACGAACAGCCGGAGAATGTCATTCGTCCCTTCAAAGATCCGGAAGATGCGAAGATCTCGGAGCACACGCTCTACCCCAGGCTCCTGCCACAGGGGAAGACAGATCATACACCCATGCTGGACGTgccgcctcctcctcctggcCCGCTGCAGCCGGCCTCGGCAGAGAAGTGTTCTGTACCTTCATGAAGCCCATGCCCCCCATGATTTGGATGCACTCATCTGTCACCTTCCAGGCTGCCTCCTAGGGACAAAGAAAACACCCAAAATTGGGTTTGGAGCCAAGCTCCCAAACCgggctctccctccccccaggcctgggACCTCACCGAGCCAAAGATCTTGCTGATGGCAGCCTCTATCTGGAAGTCTGTGGATCCCTGGTCCATGTTGGCGCTCACCATGTACGCCATGGACTGAGGTTGGGACACGGGAAGGGAAATGGAAAAGGGCTGCATCAGACTCGACCTGATCACCCACATCTACAAGACTGGGTCTGCCCTGGCGCCCTGTGGCCCTCGCCTTCACCTTCCAATGCCGTGTGTCAGGCATGTCCAAATATTTGGTTCCCTGGTCAGTTCGTCAGGGGCTTGCAGGCATTTGACTTCTTGAAAGGGGTGAAGAAGGAgtaagggtggggtggggtagacCAAATTTCAGGGACCTCTGGAAGCACCTCGGCAGAACAGCATGCCTCTCTCCATCCTGCGGAAGCTGAGCTGACTATGCCTCCCCGCATCCCCTAGGGCATTGGTGTAAAGCTGGAGACCCACTGCCCCAGGTGCTGCTGGGGGTTGTAGTCTGACCCAACCGGGAAGAAGGCCTCAGGGCTCCGGGGAGGGGGGTGGCCCTCACCTCAGTCACATATTGCAGCATAGCCATCCGGGCCAGCTTCTCCTGGATCATCCCAAAGTTgtgaattttttccccaaactggGTACGATTAGCAGCATGATCCACCTGGAAGAGGGCACGTGTGTCCCGCTGTGGTTCTCTAGTCTCTTTCCgggagaggggctgggctgcGCTGGGATGGGTGGGCTTTGGCCACGGCCAAGAGTTCAGTCCAGGCTGGGTGGAGACCTAAGCTATCAAGTCTGGAGCTGTTGGCAGGGGAGGGGCCTCTGGTGGAGGGAGGGCTTGCAAGAGACCAGGGACACATGGAAAGGGAGACAGTGTGACTTAGGCTTAGATTCAGGCTAGCTAGGGACTCAGGCAGGGTACTCACCGCCTTAGCAATGATGCCCTTCATGGTGCCTGCCATGGCCGCGGCCATGCCAAACCTTCCGTTGTTGAGAATGTGCATGGCGACCTTGAAGCCGCCCCCCACCTCACCCAGTACGTTCTCTGACGGCACCTGTACTCCGTCAAAGTGCACCTCTGCCGTGTTTGAGGCCTTGATGCCCATCTTCTTCTCAGGGGGCCCGCTGTGACAGACAGGGTGGAGAAGTTGCcactgggtgtgtgtgggtgagcCATTCATTCATTATGAGCCAGCCTGTAGGAGGCGCAGGCAGCAGTCCCTGGCATGCCCAGAGGGCTGAGGAGGCCTGGCTCTATCCCACTGTCGTGTGATGGGCTCAGTGGTCGCTGAAGCCAAACTTTAGGTCAGTTGCATGCATACTAGGCCTAAAAGGAACATGCCGTCCAAATGCTCTGGCTTTTGCACCCATCCCCAGAGTGACCTGTGACAGCCATCTGCCCTGGAACTCAGTACTGCCCTCTCCCTGGCTCTACCTCTTTCTCCCCAGCCCACTCACTTGGTGACACCTCCAAAGCTCCTCTCCACCACAAAAGCTGTGATCTTCTCCTTCATGGCCCCCGTGGCTGTGTCTTTAACTGGTGTCTTGGCAAAGACCGTGAAGATATCCGCTAGGCCTCCATTACTGTGGAAAAGTGAGAGGCAGTCAGGATGGAGCAGTGGGGCCTGGACGTGGGcagaggtggagaggagggaaaagTGGGAGAAGAGTGCCTGATCCAAATCTTGCTTCCACTGAGGGTATAGTATCTTCCACAGGGGCTAGGCACAGCTGAGGTTCGGATAGAGGCTGCATCTGATCCACTTGAGGGCTCAGTTAGACAGAAAGCGGCAATAGTCTCCCCTGTTGGAGAGAGAGCTCCTTTACACTGGGTTCTGATGGGCAGGAAAGGCCCTTTAgtgcccacccacccacacagGTATTCCCCCTTAACGCTTCTGGCGATATTCAGTGTCTTCGTATTTCCCCACCAGCACACTGTGATGTCTACCCAGAATCTCCCCCAGCCAACACACCCAGCTGTGTGGTGATCTAAGTACCACGCAGCCTAATTTGTGCCAGGCCCAGCACACTCCCGATCTCTGGGTCTCCTAGGGTTGCCTCACCAGATGCCAGTTTGGggaggtatttttctttctgggccTTTGTGCCGAAGAGCAGGATGCCTTTGAAACCGATGCTCTGATGGGCCCCCAGGACGATGGCCAGGCCGAGGTCATGCATGCCCACGATCTCCACCAAGCGGGCATACTGGAGGGGAAACAGGCATCTGGGGCTGTAACTGGCTACGTGGGGACCTGCCCTTAGCAGGAAAGCGTGGGCAGCAGGGCAGAGCCCGACCTGGGCATCCCTGCAGAGCGAGTGGGCAGAGCAAGTGGGGCCACGGCAGAAGGACACTGGCAGGTCTGTTCCAGGTCTCTGTGGGAGGTTGGTTCCCTACACTACCCTCAGGCAGTCCCCACCTTAGCGATTCATTAGGACTTGGGACCCTGGGTGAGGTCCATGGCCCTTGGGAACTGCAAGTAGTTTGGTGGTAACAGTCAACATCCCACAGGCCCCCAGGGCAGCTCTTGGTAGAGACCTTAGCTCCAGGGGTGAGGTGTAGACTGGGACACTGGAGGTGACCGAGGGAGCTCCCTCACCTGGGTGTTGCAGAGACCCACACCACCCAGTTCACTGGGCACTTGCAGACCAAAGGCCCCCAGCTCCTTGAGACCCTGCATAGTGGTCTCCTCCACTTGCTCCAGCATGTCATTCTTGGCAGGATCGTTCACCTCCTGGGGAAGGCACAGGATCTCATATCCAGGCTCCTGTTAAGCTCCTTATCCTCTTTCCCGCCCCATCAGGGACCAAGCTCTATTCCTCAGGCTGGCATTGCTCACCTCAAAGAATCGGGACACAGGCCCCACCAGCTCTTTAAGAAACTGTGTCTGGTCCTCGTTGAGCACTGCAGGGGTTGGAGTGGCAAGAGGGACGGGCAAGTCAGTCCAGGCGAGGCGGTCAGGGGAAGACGCCCCATCCCTATCCAGCTCCGCCTATCCGTTTCCTTACCAGAGGGGTACGGGAACACCTGATCAGTGGTGAGCTGGCCTTTGAACATCCCCACAGCAAAGGACTTAGATTCCtgcacagggagaaggcagttTCAGGGAGCAGTGTGGGGTGGGTCTGTCCCTGGCTTAGCTCCTCCCGGGCTCGAGCCACATACCGGCTTGGCCCGGTTTTCCCTGGTCGAAGCCTCAGAAGAGAGAGACTCGGACTTCTCCACAGCCGCCTGGGGAAAGGGATGGTTAGTGAGGCCGGGGAAGGGGATTCCAAAGTACCAAGGAAAGCAAAGGGGAAGAGCTGGGTGCCAGGCGAGGGCGCATCCGCCACCTTTCCCCTAGTTTCATCTTCAGGGCACCCTGGTCTGCCCTTTCCCCTACTTTCGGCGCCAGGGCGATCGGCAGGTGACTGGGACCAAGAG harbors:
- the DVL2 gene encoding segment polarity protein dishevelled homolog DVL-2 isoform X3; translation: MAGSGAGGGGVGETKVIYHLDEEETPYLVKIPVPAERITLGDFKSVLQRPAGAKYFFKSMDQDFGVVKEEISDDNARLPCFNGRVVSWLVSSDNPQPEMAPPAHEPRTDPVPPPPPVPPLPPERTSGIGDSRPPSFHPNVSSSRENLEPETETESVVSLRRERPRRRDSTGGHRPSGPSRLERHLAGYESSSTLMTSELESTSLGDSDEEDTMSSSPPNLPAGSAAPRSRAAPPASSSATGGGGNSGHPAWRGSVTDSTMSLNIITVTLNMEKYNFLGISIVGQSNERGDGGIYIGSIMKGGAVAADGRIEPGDMLLQVNDMNFENMSNDDAVRVLRDIVHKPGPLPSPQPDWPPLPHSPIVLTVAKCWDPSPQAYFTLPRNEPIQPIDPAAWVSHSAALTGTFPAYPGSSSMSTITSGSSLPDGCEGRGLSIHTDMASVTKAMAAPESGLEVRDRMWLKITIPNAFLGSDVVDWLYHHVEGFPERREARKYASGLLKAGLIRHTVNKITFSEQCYYVFGDLSGGCESYLVNLSLNDNDGSSGASDQDTLAPLPGATPWPLLPTFSYQYPAPHPYSPQPPPYHELSSYTYGGGSASSQHSEGSRSSGSTRSDGGVGRTGRPEERAPESKSGSGSESEPSSRGGSLRRGGEPGGTGDGGPPPSRGSSGGAPNLRAHPGLHPYGPPPGMALPYNPMMVVMMPPPPPPVPPAVQPPGAPPVRDLGSVPPELTASRQSFHMAMGNPSEFFVDVM
- the ACADVL gene encoding very long-chain specific acyl-CoA dehydrogenase, mitochondrial isoform X2, with the translated sequence MQAARMAPSMGRQLLSSRSSALLGQPRPGLAWRPYASGAAQAAVEKSESLSSEASTRENRAKPESKSFAVGMFKGQLTTDQVFPYPSVLNEDQTQFLKELVGPVSRFFEEVNDPAKNDMLEQVEETTMQGLKELGAFGLQVPSELGGVGLCNTQYARLVEIVGMHDLGLAIVLGAHQSIGFKGILLFGTKAQKEKYLPKLASGETIAAFCLTEPSSGSDAASIRTSAVPSPCGRYYTLSGSKIWISNGGLADIFTVFAKTPVKDTATGAMKEKITAFVVERSFGGVTNGPPEKKMGIKASNTAEVHFDGVQVPSENVLGEVGGGFKVAMHILNNGRFGMAAAMAGTMKGIIAKAVDHAANRTQFGEKIHNFGMIQEKLARMAMLQYVTESMAYMVSANMDQGSTDFQIEAAISKIFGSEAAWKVTDECIQIMGGMGFMKEPGVERVLRDLRIFRIFEGTNDILRLFVALQGCMDKGKELSGLGNALKNPFGNAGLLLGEASKQLRRRAGLGSGLSLSGTIHQELSRSGELAVQALEQFAAVVETKLIKHKKEIVNEQFLLQRLADSAIDLYAMVVVLSRASRALSEGHPTAQHEKMLCDSWCTEAAARIRENMAALQSDPQQQELFRNFKSISKALVERGGVVTSNPLGF
- the DVL2 gene encoding segment polarity protein dishevelled homolog DVL-2 isoform X6 is translated as MAGSGAGGGGVGETKVIYHLDEEETPYLVKIPVPAERITLGDFKSVLQRPAGAKYFFKSMDQDFGVVKEEISDDNARLPCFNGRVVSWLVSSDNPQPEMAPPAHEPRTDPVPPPPPVPPLPPERTSGIGDSRPPSFHPNVSSSRENLEPETETESVVSLRRERPRRRDSTGGHRPSGPSRLERHLAGYESSSTLMTSELESTSLGDSDEEDTMSRFSSSTEQSSASRLLKRHRRRRKQRPPRLERASSFSSVTDSTMSLNIITVTLNMEKYNFLGISIVGQSNERGDGGIYIGSIMKGGAVAADGRIEPGDMLLQVNDMNFENMSNDDAVRVLRDIVHKPGPIVLTVAKCWDPSPQAYFTLPRNEPIQPIDPAAWVSHSAALTGTFPAYPGSSSMSTITSGSSLPDGCEGRGLSIHTDMASVTKAMAAPESGLEVRDRMWLKITIPNAFLGSDVVDWLYHHVEGFPERREARKYASGLLKAGLIRHTVNKITFSEQCYYVFGDLSGGCESYLVNLSLNDNDGSSGASDQDTLAPLPGATPWPLLPTFSYQYPAPHPYSPQPPPYHELSSYTYGGGSASSQHSEGSRSSGSTRSDGGVGRTGRPEERAPESKSGSGSESEPSSRGGSLRRGGEPGGTGDGGPPPSRGSSGGAPNLRAHPGLHPYGPPPGMALPYNPMMVVMMPPPPPPVPPAVQPPGAPPVRDLGSVPPELTASRQSFHMAMGNPSEFFVDVM
- the ACADVL gene encoding very long-chain specific acyl-CoA dehydrogenase, mitochondrial isoform X1; amino-acid sequence: MQAARMAPSMGRQLLRLGSGSSRSSALLGQPRPGLAWRPYASGAAQAAVEKSESLSSEASTRENRAKPESKSFAVGMFKGQLTTDQVFPYPSVLNEDQTQFLKELVGPVSRFFEEVNDPAKNDMLEQVEETTMQGLKELGAFGLQVPSELGGVGLCNTQYARLVEIVGMHDLGLAIVLGAHQSIGFKGILLFGTKAQKEKYLPKLASGETIAAFCLTEPSSGSDAASIRTSAVPSPCGRYYTLSGSKIWISNGGLADIFTVFAKTPVKDTATGAMKEKITAFVVERSFGGVTNGPPEKKMGIKASNTAEVHFDGVQVPSENVLGEVGGGFKVAMHILNNGRFGMAAAMAGTMKGIIAKAVDHAANRTQFGEKIHNFGMIQEKLARMAMLQYVTESMAYMVSANMDQGSTDFQIEAAISKIFGSEAAWKVTDECIQIMGGMGFMKEPGVERVLRDLRIFRIFEGTNDILRLFVALQGCMDKGKELSGLGNALKNPFGNAGLLLGEASKQLRRRAGLGSGLSLSGTIHQELSRSGELAVQALEQFAAVVETKLIKHKKEIVNEQFLLQRLADSAIDLYAMVVVLSRASRALSEGHPTAQHEKMLCDSWCTEAAARIRENMAALQSDPQQQELFRNFKSISKALVERGGVVTSNPLGF
- the DVL2 gene encoding segment polarity protein dishevelled homolog DVL-2 isoform X4, with the translated sequence MAGSGAGGGGVGETKVIYHLDEEETPYLVKIPVPAERITLGDFKSVLQRPAGAKYFFKSMDQDFGVVKEEISDDNARLPCFNGRVVSWLVSSDNPQPEMAPPAHEPRTDPVPPPPPVPPLPPERTSGIGDSRPPSFHPNVSSSRENLEPETETESVVSLRRERPRRRDSSERGAGGHRPSGPSRLERHLAGYESSSTLMTSELESTSLGDSDEEDTMSSSPPNLPAGSAAPRSRAAPPASSSATGGGGNSGHPAWRGSVTDSTMSLNIITVTLNMEKYNFLGISIVGQSNERGDGGIYIGSIMKGGAVAADGRIEPGDMLLQVNDMNFENMSNDDAVRVLRDIVHKPGPIVLTVAKCWDPSPQAYFTLPRNEPIQPIDPAAWVSHSAALTGTFPAYPGSSSMSTITSGSSLPDGCEGRGLSIHTDMASVTKAMAAPESGLEVRDRMWLKITIPNAFLGSDVVDWLYHHVEGFPERREARKYASGLLKAGLIRHTVNKITFSEQCYYVFGDLSGGCESYLVNLSLNDNDGSSGASDQDTLAPLPGATPWPLLPTFSYQYPAPHPYSPQPPPYHELSSYTYGGGSASSQHSEGSRSSGSTRSDGGVGRTGRPEERAPESKSGSGSESEPSSRGGSLRRGGEPGGTGDGGPPPSRGSSGGAPNLRAHPGLHPYGPPPGMALPYNPMMVVMMPPPPPPVPPAVQPPGAPPVRDLGSVPPELTASRQSFHMAMGNPSEFFVDVM
- the DVL2 gene encoding segment polarity protein dishevelled homolog DVL-2 isoform X7, translated to MAGSGAGGGGVGETKVIYHLDEEETPYLVKIPVPAERITLGDFKSVLQRPAGAKYFFKSMDQDFGVVKEEISDDNARLPCFNGRVVSWLVSSDNPQPEMAPPAHEPRTDPVPPPPPVPPLPPERTSGIGDSRPPSFHPNVSSSRENLEPETETESVVSLRRERPRRRDSSERGAGGHRPSGPSRLERHLAGYESSSTLMTSELESTSLGDSDEEDTMSSSVTDSTMSLNIITVTLNMEKYNFLGISIVGQSNERGDGGIYIGSIMKGGAVAADGRIEPGDMLLQVNDMNFENMSNDDAVRVLRDIVHKPGPLPSPQPDWPPLPHSPIVLTVAKCWDPSPQAYFTLPRNEPIQPIDPAAWVSHSAALTGTFPAYPGSSSMSTITSGSSLPDGCEGRGLSIHTDMASVTKAMAAPESGLEVRDRMWLKITIPNAFLGSDVVDWLYHHVEGFPERREARKYASGLLKAGLIRHTVNKITFSEQCYYVFGDLSGGCESYLVNLSLNDNDGSSGASDQDTLAPLPGATPWPLLPTFSYQYPAPHPYSPQPPPYHELSSYTYGGGSASSQHSEGSRSSGSTRSDGGVGRTGRPEERAPESKSGSGSESEPSSRGGSLRRGGEPGGTGDGGPPPSRGSSGGAPNLRAHPGLHPYGPPPGMALPYNPMMVVMMPPPPPPVPPAVQPPGAPPVRDLGSVPPELTASRQSFHMAMGNPSEFFVDVM
- the DVL2 gene encoding segment polarity protein dishevelled homolog DVL-2 isoform X5, with protein sequence MAGSGAGGGGVGETKVIYHLDEEETPYLVKIPVPAERITLGDFKSVLQRPAGAKYFFKSMDQDFGVVKEEISDDNARLPCFNGRVVSWLVSSDNPQPEMAPPAHEPRTDPVPPPPPVPPLPPERTSGIGDSRPPSFHPNVSSSRENLEPETETESVVSLRRERPRRRDSSERGAGGHRPSGPSRLERHLAGYESSSTLMTSELESTSLGDSDEEDTMSRFSSSTEQSSASRLLKRHRRRRKQRPPRLERASSFSSVTDSTMSLNIITVTLNMEKYNFLGISIVGQSNERGDGGIYIGSIMKGGAVAADGRIEPGDMLLQVNDMNFENMSNDDAVRVLRDIVHKPGPIVLTVAKCWDPSPQAYFTLPRNEPIQPIDPAAWVSHSAALTGTFPAYPGSSSMSTITSGSSLPDGCEGRGLSIHTDMASVTKAMAAPESGLEVRDRMWLKITIPNAFLGSDVVDWLYHHVEGFPERREARKYASGLLKAGLIRHTVNKITFSEQCYYVFGDLSGGCESYLVNLSLNDNDGSSGASDQDTLAPLPGATPWPLLPTFSYQYPAPHPYSPQPPPYHELSSYTYGGGSASSQHSEGSRSSGSTRSDGGVGRTGRPEERAPESKSGSGSESEPSSRGGSLRRGGEPGGTGDGGPPPSRGSSGGAPNLRAHPGLHPYGPPPGMALPYNPMMVVMMPPPPPPVPPAVQPPGAPPVRDLGSVPPELTASRQSFHMAMGNPSEFFVDVM
- the DVL2 gene encoding segment polarity protein dishevelled homolog DVL-2 isoform X1, whose amino-acid sequence is MAGSGAGGGGVGETKVIYHLDEEETPYLVKIPVPAERITLGDFKSVLQRPAGAKYFFKSMDQDFGVVKEEISDDNARLPCFNGRVVSWLVSSDNPQPEMAPPAHEPRTDPVPPPPPVPPLPPERTSGIGDSRPPSFHPNVSSSRENLEPETETESVVSLRRERPRRRDSSERGAGGHRPSGPSRLERHLAGYESSSTLMTSELESTSLGDSDEEDTMSSSPPNLPAGSAAPRSRAAPPASSSATGGGGNSGHPAWRGSVTDSTMSLNIITVTLNMEKYNFLGISIVGQSNERGDGGIYIGSIMKGGAVAADGRIEPGDMLLQVNDMNFENMSNDDAVRVLRDIVHKPGPLPSPQPDWPPLPHSPIVLTVAKCWDPSPQAYFTLPRNEPIQPIDPAAWVSHSAALTGTFPAYPGSSSMSTITSGSSLPDGCEGRGLSIHTDMASVTKAMAAPESGLEVRDRMWLKITIPNAFLGSDVVDWLYHHVEGFPERREARKYASGLLKAGLIRHTVNKITFSEQCYYVFGDLSGGCESYLVNLSLNDNDGSSGASDQDTLAPLPGATPWPLLPTFSYQYPAPHPYSPQPPPYHELSSYTYGGGSASSQHSEGSRSSGSTRSDGGVGRTGRPEERAPESKSGSGSESEPSSRGGSLRRGGEPGGTGDGGPPPSRGSSGGAPNLRAHPGLHPYGPPPGMALPYNPMMVVMMPPPPPPVPPAVQPPGAPPVRDLGSVPPELTASRQSFHMAMGNPSEFFVDVM
- the DVL2 gene encoding segment polarity protein dishevelled homolog DVL-2 isoform X2, encoding MAGSGAGGGGVGETKVIYHLDEEETPYLVKIPVPAERITLGDFKSVLQRPAGAKYFFKSMDQDFGVVKEEISDDNARLPCFNGRVVSWLVSSDNPQPEMAPPAHEPRTDPVPPPPPVPPLPPERTSGIGDSRPPSFHPNVSSSRENLEPETETESVVSLRRERPRRRDSSERGAGGHRPSGPSRLERHLAGYESSSTLMTSELESTSLGDSDEEDTMSRFSSSTEQSSASRLLKRHRRRRKQRPPRLERASSFSSVTDSTMSLNIITVTLNMEKYNFLGISIVGQSNERGDGGIYIGSIMKGGAVAADGRIEPGDMLLQVNDMNFENMSNDDAVRVLRDIVHKPGPLPSPQPDWPPLPHSPIVLTVAKCWDPSPQAYFTLPRNEPIQPIDPAAWVSHSAALTGTFPAYPGSSSMSTITSGSSLPDGCEGRGLSIHTDMASVTKAMAAPESGLEVRDRMWLKITIPNAFLGSDVVDWLYHHVEGFPERREARKYASGLLKAGLIRHTVNKITFSEQCYYVFGDLSGGCESYLVNLSLNDNDGSSGASDQDTLAPLPGATPWPLLPTFSYQYPAPHPYSPQPPPYHELSSYTYGGGSASSQHSEGSRSSGSTRSDGGVGRTGRPEERAPESKSGSGSESEPSSRGGSLRRGGEPGGTGDGGPPPSRGSSGGAPNLRAHPGLHPYGPPPGMALPYNPMMVVMMPPPPPPVPPAVQPPGAPPVRDLGSVPPELTASRQSFHMAMGNPSEFFVDVM